The DNA sequence TATCAAAACATCGGCCCGAAGATTTTCCTTAAATTTATCTTTCGCTCCAAACCAGCGACTTTTCCAGTCTCTGGTGATGCCTAGCCTATGTGAATATGGGTGTACAGTGTGGGACATATTAATTTAATTTTTCCTTCTTTCCATCTTTACTTTTTATACTTTCTCCAAGAATAATTTCGATATGGGAAGTACGCTTGCGGACAGGGTGCGCCGCACCATGAGAAACGGGTCGGCGACGATACAAAATGGCCCCGACATCGACGCTGATTGCTTTCACAACTAAATTACTTTCATTCAAACCTTTGTTTTTCGCATTGGCTATAGCTGAATCAAGAAGTTTGTGCAAAGGGCCAGTTGCTTTCTTGGTAAGAAAAGTAAGGACTTGTTTTGCTTCTACTATTTTCTTACCCCTGACAGAATCGGCAACCACACGCACCTTCCTTGGAGATTGTCTGTAACTATTAAGTTGTGCTGTTGCTGTTTCCATTTAATTACTCGAACTATTTTTTAGTTTCAGTGGTTGATTTAGCGGCTTGAGCGGCGGAAATTTCAGCTTCCTTCTTTTTAGCTTCGAGTTCTTT is a window from the Candidatus Paceibacterota bacterium genome containing:
- the rplV gene encoding 50S ribosomal protein L22, translating into METATAQLNSYRQSPRKVRVVADSVRGKKIVEAKQVLTFLTKKATGPLHKLLDSAIANAKNKGLNESNLVVKAISVDVGAILYRRRPVSHGAAHPVRKRTSHIEIILGESIKSKDGKKEKLN